The following proteins are encoded in a genomic region of Melopsittacus undulatus isolate bMelUnd1 chromosome 8, bMelUnd1.mat.Z, whole genome shotgun sequence:
- the LOC115947073 gene encoding helix-loop-helix protein 13-like, which yields MEELCHSFEQEDTIPDFLLWDEAGPSDQLDTLLLDCSSLTDPFIPWPAQGQEAGGSAGPAAGAELDSSAPPRPPGHLRQRHAANIRERKRMININSAFDQLRSHVPTFPYEKRLSKIDTLRLAIAYIALLGEILLSGCDPKSYVEQCLKNGLQSQQQAAWNTSDLTARLSWVKWD from the exons ATGGAGGAGCTTTGTCACAGCTTTGAGCAGGAAGACACCATTCCTGACTTTCTCCTCTGGGACGAGGCAGGTCCTAGCGATCAGCTGGACACCCTCTTACTGGACTGTTCCTCCCTAACAGACCCCTTCATCCCTTGGCCCGCCCAGGGGCAGGAGGCCGGCGGCTCAGCGGGGCCGGCTGCGGGTGCTGAACTGGACAGCTCCGCACCGCCGCGGCCCCCCGGCCACCTCCGCCAGCGCCACGCCGCCAACATCCGTGAGAGGAAGAGGATGATCAACATCAACTCGGCCTTCGACCAGCTCCGGAGCCACGTACCCACCTTCCCGTATGAGAAGCGCCTCTCCAAAATCGACACGCTGCGGCTGGCCATCGCCTACATCGCCCTCCTTGGTGAGATCCTCCTCTCTGGGTGCGATCCCAAATCCTACGTGGAGCAGTGCCTCAAGAATGGTTTGCAAAGCCAACAGCAGGCAGCCTGGAATACAAGCG ATCTGACAGCCCGCCTGTCCTGGGTAAAATGGGATTAA